In one window of Leptospira sp. WS92.C1 DNA:
- a CDS encoding MaoC family dehydratase N-terminal domain-containing protein codes for MSVKTISKDLIGTKLDRYEFDVEKGKIREFCQAIGETNSIYFDLEAAKKAGYEDIPAPPTYSTVIQFWGYPKIWQDMENMGVDTSRILHLKEKYTYLKPIYPGKVSSQGECVNVTVGKMDTMTFKTTIKNAKGESIVEAEMSIFIRKPEA; via the coding sequence ATGTCAGTAAAAACAATATCAAAAGACCTGATCGGAACCAAGCTGGATCGCTACGAGTTCGACGTAGAGAAAGGAAAGATTCGCGAATTCTGTCAGGCAATCGGAGAAACCAATTCGATTTATTTTGATTTGGAAGCGGCGAAAAAAGCGGGCTACGAAGATATCCCCGCGCCGCCAACCTATTCGACGGTAATTCAGTTTTGGGGTTATCCCAAGATTTGGCAGGACATGGAAAACATGGGAGTGGATACGTCTAGAATTCTTCACTTAAAAGAAAAATACACCTATCTAAAACCGATCTATCCAGGAAAAGTTTCCTCCCAAGGCGAATGCGTAAACGTCACAGTCGGAAAAATGGACACGATGACTTTCAAAACCACGATCAAAAACGCAAAAGGCGAATCGATTGTAGAAGCGGAAATGTCCATCTTTATCAGAAAACCGGAGGCTTGA
- a CDS encoding MaoC family dehydratase, with translation MSKIDFDKLEVGYELPPLKTDAITHANLVRYAGASGDFNPIHNDPDFARKTGLDGTIAHGMYVMAQLGRLCTSWADQKQIREFGVTFKNMTKPGQKLTCTGKIKRKKEENGEKLITVSLEAADDSGEVKCSGEMIVVA, from the coding sequence ATGAGTAAGATTGATTTTGATAAACTTGAAGTCGGATACGAACTTCCTCCTTTAAAAACGGACGCGATCACTCACGCAAATCTTGTGCGTTATGCGGGAGCTTCCGGAGACTTTAATCCGATCCACAATGATCCGGACTTTGCTCGCAAAACCGGTTTGGATGGAACAATCGCGCACGGGATGTATGTGATGGCTCAACTCGGAAGACTTTGCACTTCTTGGGCCGACCAAAAACAAATCCGCGAGTTCGGGGTTACGTTTAAAAATATGACCAAACCCGGACAAAAACTCACCTGCACTGGAAAGATAAAACGCAAGAAAGAAGAAAACGGCGAAAAACTGATTACCGTTTCCTTAGAAGCGGCCGACGATTCCGGAGAAGTAAAGTGTTCCGGAGAAATGATCGTAGTAGCTTAG
- a CDS encoding SpoIIE family protein phosphatase, protein MQFSKIFFFLIGPFALIILVMISSPWQAGDGLRAYQGKIDLRGIQDPDFGMTKLNGEWEFSWFQEPDDTIENHSVGFISVPGSWTNESKSHQAYPKYGYATYRLRVFLPDVWKKKILSVSIGSISSAYRVKVGGQIIGETGTPGINRESTVPRIEPRDFLFFAGEDEVQIEIFVSNFTSTLPGVLLPISIGPADSARVSRAITLFFDIFSFSSLLIMGIYHIFQYLYLRSSVSPLYFGMYSLIICLRTSLINSKIVMLFFPEIPWPWINKINHLTLSIGVPFFLLFFSSVFAPYVNRKFINAGVIFSILFSIVTLFGDMQFNNQNISIYHYFILITICYLFYTILKIDFDKERNYTYILYGSGILFIAVLVDLFYARVLRTGSIQTSHYALVFFVFLQSLLLASERSRKFAETRELALNLRTSNLELFEMKEQLVQKIEERTRVLNDNIVQINRELEIAQNVQRKILTPLDRSIPGIRFHYEYKPLEKVGGDFLDISEIAPGKVRVVIADAVGHGVQASLMTMALKTEYEELKNLENPAQILKELNFRFLKKFDSLESIFPCLIGDIHTETEEFIYASAGHPDQILHLPGEFPSLIHKTGPILGLFESLEIASKTIPFPTGTRLLLFSDGLIENRMKDSLNTKQYNMELITKTLHEGRESNLVSLIQDILKIEELTRGDNPRYDDITVIAAESYSIKKT, encoded by the coding sequence ATGCAATTTTCAAAAATATTTTTTTTCCTAATTGGTCCGTTTGCCCTCATCATTTTGGTGATGATCTCTTCTCCCTGGCAGGCCGGGGACGGACTCAGAGCCTATCAAGGCAAAATCGATTTGAGGGGAATTCAGGACCCGGATTTCGGCATGACCAAACTCAATGGGGAATGGGAGTTTAGCTGGTTTCAAGAGCCGGACGATACGATCGAAAATCATTCCGTAGGTTTTATCTCCGTTCCAGGATCCTGGACCAACGAATCCAAAAGTCATCAAGCGTATCCTAAATACGGATACGCAACTTATCGATTGAGAGTGTTTCTTCCGGATGTCTGGAAAAAGAAAATTCTTTCCGTTTCGATCGGTAGCATTTCTTCCGCATATAGGGTCAAGGTCGGCGGACAGATAATCGGTGAAACGGGAACTCCCGGAATCAATCGGGAATCCACGGTTCCAAGAATCGAACCCAGGGATTTTTTATTCTTTGCGGGAGAGGACGAGGTCCAGATCGAAATTTTTGTTTCCAACTTTACTTCTACTTTGCCCGGGGTGTTGCTTCCTATCTCTATAGGTCCGGCGGATTCCGCTCGGGTTTCGAGAGCGATCACATTGTTTTTTGATATCTTCTCCTTTAGCAGTCTTTTGATCATGGGAATTTATCATATATTCCAATATCTTTATTTACGAAGCAGCGTTTCTCCTTTGTATTTCGGAATGTATAGCCTGATCATTTGTTTGAGAACATCTTTAATCAATTCCAAAATTGTAATGCTCTTTTTTCCGGAGATCCCATGGCCTTGGATCAATAAGATCAATCATTTGACCTTATCCATCGGGGTTCCGTTTTTTCTTTTGTTTTTTAGTTCGGTGTTTGCCCCCTATGTGAATAGAAAATTCATCAATGCGGGAGTGATCTTTTCGATTCTGTTTTCAATCGTGACCTTGTTCGGAGATATGCAGTTCAACAATCAGAACATATCGATCTATCACTATTTTATCTTGATTACGATTTGTTATTTGTTTTATACGATTTTAAAGATCGATTTTGATAAGGAAAGAAATTACACTTATATTTTATACGGTTCGGGAATTCTGTTTATTGCGGTTCTCGTGGATCTTTTTTATGCGCGGGTTTTGAGAACCGGAAGCATTCAAACTTCTCACTATGCCTTGGTCTTTTTTGTGTTTTTACAGTCTCTACTTTTGGCTTCCGAACGATCCCGCAAATTTGCGGAAACGAGGGAATTAGCTCTCAATCTTCGCACGTCAAATTTGGAATTGTTTGAAATGAAGGAACAATTGGTTCAAAAGATCGAGGAGAGAACCCGTGTATTAAACGATAACATCGTTCAGATCAATCGGGAATTGGAAATCGCTCAGAACGTTCAGAGAAAGATTTTGACTCCTTTGGACCGAAGTATTCCCGGAATTCGATTTCACTACGAATACAAACCCTTGGAGAAAGTAGGCGGGGACTTTTTGGATATTTCCGAGATCGCTCCGGGAAAAGTTCGCGTTGTGATTGCGGACGCAGTCGGTCACGGAGTACAAGCCTCGTTGATGACGATGGCCTTAAAGACCGAATACGAAGAGTTGAAGAATTTGGAGAATCCCGCACAGATTCTGAAAGAGTTGAACTTCCGATTTCTAAAAAAATTCGATTCCTTAGAGAGTATCTTTCCTTGTTTGATCGGAGATATTCATACGGAAACGGAGGAGTTTATCTACGCTTCTGCGGGACATCCGGATCAGATTTTACACTTACCAGGGGAATTTCCGAGTTTGATTCATAAAACGGGGCCGATTCTCGGATTGTTCGAGTCTCTTGAGATCGCTTCCAAGACGATACCGTTCCCGACGGGCACAAGATTGCTTCTCTTTTCGGATGGATTGATTGAAAATCGCATGAAGGATTCCTTAAATACGAAACAATACAACATGGAACTGATCACAAAGACGCTTCACGAAGGAAGAGAGAGCAATCTCGTATCGTTGATTCAGGATATTCTAAAAATCGAGGAATTGACAAGAGGAGACAATCCGCGCTATGACGATATCACAGTCATAGCGGCAGAATCTTATTCGATAAAAAAAACCTAA
- a CDS encoding tetratricopeptide repeat protein, which yields MGQKNSKLRIRFHWILIPILIFFGTVNCNKKETISILEMRDLTEKDNLVEALQKAEDTLKKKGNTGELLYIRGWIRYLQKNQKAAMRDFKLCLQLSPNSFDCKRGLGLVHEADKNYEEAEKTFREALVIAKEKESDSEAIIHENLGSLYLRQNRRKESLNEFQTSITLSDKGDAYYGFTLYLMMEGNTEGAIASLEKGVTKTFRGRALQSESHFLLSKFYFEKRKDPIKAEAEIIKAIRIFPLHKEYIEALQTYSRERIKSNL from the coding sequence ATGGGCCAGAAAAATTCAAAACTTAGAATTCGTTTCCATTGGATTTTGATTCCAATTTTGATTTTTTTCGGAACCGTAAATTGTAATAAAAAAGAAACAATTTCCATTTTAGAAATGAGAGATCTAACGGAAAAAGACAATCTTGTAGAGGCGCTTCAAAAAGCCGAAGACACCCTGAAAAAAAAAGGGAACACGGGAGAACTTTTATACATTCGAGGATGGATCCGCTATCTTCAAAAAAATCAAAAGGCGGCGATGAGAGATTTTAAACTCTGTCTACAATTGAGTCCAAATTCCTTCGATTGCAAACGAGGATTAGGACTCGTTCACGAAGCCGATAAGAATTATGAGGAAGCGGAAAAAACATTTCGCGAAGCGTTAGTAATCGCCAAGGAAAAAGAATCCGATTCGGAAGCGATCATTCATGAAAACTTGGGAAGTTTATATCTCAGACAAAATCGAAGAAAGGAAAGCCTGAACGAATTTCAAACTTCGATCACTCTCTCGGATAAAGGGGACGCGTATTACGGTTTTACACTTTATTTGATGATGGAAGGAAACACGGAAGGAGCGATTGCATCTTTGGAAAAAGGCGTTACCAAAACTTTCAGAGGAAGGGCTTTACAATCGGAATCTCATTTTTTATTATCCAAGTTTTATTTTGAAAAAAGAAAGGATCCGATCAAGGCGGAAGCGGAAATCATCAAGGCAATTCGCATTTTTCCGTTGCACAAGGAATATATAGAAGCGCTGCAAACCTATTCGAGGGAAAGGATAAAATCCAATCTTTAA
- a CDS encoding DUF2062 domain-containing protein has product MIKTVYRLIYQQIIVPFQQSYAPVKDVCLGASIGLFWSLTPLIGVQMYLGLITWALLRLVGIRFYMPIAIAMIWITNPVTLPFFYYIFYITGTAAYEVFGWNIPTMNFARIRDVIDYSSSLELYEGLKYWSSFLINDMGAPMFLGGFLIGIPSAIAGYPITKRLLNGFRKKQAEKEGISLKEWEEKYVRKNYNK; this is encoded by the coding sequence ATGATCAAAACGGTTTATAGACTCATTTACCAACAAATCATCGTTCCATTTCAACAATCATACGCACCGGTAAAGGACGTTTGTTTAGGTGCGTCCATCGGACTTTTCTGGTCCCTGACTCCTTTGATCGGAGTCCAGATGTATCTCGGATTGATCACCTGGGCTCTTTTAAGACTTGTGGGAATTCGTTTTTATATGCCGATTGCGATCGCGATGATCTGGATCACGAATCCAGTAACACTTCCCTTTTTTTATTATATATTTTATATTACAGGAACGGCTGCGTATGAGGTATTCGGCTGGAACATACCTACGATGAATTTTGCGAGAATCCGAGATGTGATCGATTATTCTAGTTCCTTGGAACTTTATGAAGGTTTAAAATACTGGAGTTCTTTTCTGATCAACGATATGGGAGCACCGATGTTTCTCGGAGGATTTTTAATAGGAATTCCCAGCGCAATCGCGGGTTATCCGATCACAAAAAGACTTCTCAACGGTTTTCGCAAAAAACAAGCAGAAAAAGAAGGAATCAGTCTGAAAGAATGGGAAGAAAAATACGTTCGGAAAAACTATAATAAATAA
- a CDS encoding 2-dehydropantoate 2-reductase, translating to MNLSFAILGSGSIGTYIGCRLIAGGNSVTLYGRERIRNEIKTFGVKITDFTGETTLLSANSIPFSTSLEAVADADIFLVTVKSKDTKELASELRGILEKRQKTHSVSSSLPIVVSFQNGVRNAEILREVLGDLPVEVLAGMVPFNVVSQGNGHFHQGTSGNLVLQDSKSGRLLVSIFKKARLPANTHENIQGVLWGKLIFNLNNSLNALSGLTLKNEISIPGYRKILSKLMKESLEILRLAEIRPVRSGKMIPGLAPIILNLPDFLFFRIASGMVKIDPQARSSMWEDLVKKRPTEIDSLNGELIKLADIMNHPAPLNRGILKMIKEAESNPEILNLTPEDLAKKLKLRLN from the coding sequence ATGAATCTTTCCTTTGCAATTTTAGGTTCCGGTAGTATCGGGACTTATATCGGTTGTCGATTGATTGCCGGAGGCAATTCTGTAACTCTGTATGGCCGAGAAAGAATTCGAAACGAAATCAAAACTTTCGGTGTAAAAATCACAGACTTTACTGGAGAAACAACCTTACTTTCCGCAAATTCGATCCCATTCTCGACCTCTCTTGAAGCGGTTGCCGATGCGGATATTTTTTTGGTCACTGTAAAATCCAAAGACACAAAGGAGCTTGCCTCGGAACTCCGGGGAATTTTGGAAAAAAGACAAAAGACTCATTCCGTTTCCAGCTCTCTTCCTATTGTGGTCAGCTTTCAGAACGGGGTGAGAAACGCAGAGATTTTGAGAGAAGTTCTCGGGGATTTACCCGTGGAAGTCTTAGCGGGAATGGTTCCTTTTAACGTGGTCTCACAAGGCAACGGACACTTTCACCAAGGCACGAGCGGGAATCTTGTTTTACAGGATTCTAAATCGGGTCGTTTGCTCGTTTCTATTTTTAAAAAAGCGAGACTGCCAGCAAACACACACGAAAATATACAAGGGGTTCTTTGGGGAAAGTTGATCTTTAACTTAAACAATTCCTTAAATGCTCTTTCGGGGCTGACTCTGAAGAATGAAATTTCGATACCGGGTTATAGAAAAATTCTTTCCAAGCTTATGAAAGAATCCCTCGAAATTTTGAGACTTGCGGAAATTAGACCGGTTCGTTCCGGAAAGATGATTCCGGGTTTGGCCCCGATCATTTTAAATCTTCCGGATTTTCTTTTTTTTAGAATCGCTTCGGGAATGGTGAAAATCGATCCACAGGCAAGGTCGTCTATGTGGGAGGATCTCGTCAAAAAGAGACCGACCGAGATCGATTCTTTAAATGGAGAACTTATTAAATTGGCCGACATAATGAACCATCCCGCCCCTCTCAATCGGGGAATTTTGAAAATGATCAAAGAGGCGGAATCCAATCCTGAAATTCTGAATTTGACCCCGGAGGACTTGGCTAAAAAATTAAAATTAAGATTGAATTAG
- a CDS encoding esterase/lipase family protein has protein sequence MRKLSLLIVVGLLLTGSLAASGGGSSSKPLTGSYPIVLSHGLFGWGTDSSGVISIVNYWGGMDTYLRNQGATVYAPTKTAAQSNETRGAELRDKINVYMAANGFSKVHIIGHSQGGLDSRYAVSNLGLSGKVSTLTSLNSPHRGSPIADIVNTVIPSWAQPFVSAVLGVVVQLVYGGGQQDAVKALKSLTTSGMASFNSYTPDKAGVKYYSYGSTITIPDLIQHPLMGILYPACWAGGVFNGQGGSNDGLVPATSQKWGTWKGGPSYGIFTTGVDHLQASNTLLSGQAWYDVEGYFLSMASNAKANQY, from the coding sequence ATGCGCAAACTAAGCTTATTGATCGTAGTGGGTCTTTTATTGACTGGTTCTTTAGCCGCTTCCGGTGGAGGATCTTCTTCGAAACCTTTAACAGGATCTTATCCAATCGTTCTTTCCCATGGACTATTCGGCTGGGGAACCGATTCCAGCGGAGTGATCAGTATCGTAAATTATTGGGGTGGAATGGACACTTATCTGAGAAATCAGGGTGCAACCGTCTATGCCCCTACTAAAACAGCGGCTCAATCCAACGAGACTCGGGGTGCGGAACTCAGAGATAAAATTAACGTTTATATGGCGGCTAACGGGTTTAGCAAAGTTCATATCATCGGTCATTCGCAAGGTGGTTTGGATAGCCGTTATGCAGTATCCAATCTCGGTCTTTCCGGAAAGGTTTCCACTCTAACGTCTTTGAATTCCCCACATAGAGGAAGTCCGATTGCGGATATCGTAAACACAGTAATTCCAAGCTGGGCTCAACCTTTTGTTTCAGCGGTTTTGGGGGTTGTGGTTCAGTTGGTTTATGGCGGGGGACAACAAGATGCGGTAAAAGCTCTGAAGTCGCTTACGACCAGTGGAATGGCTTCTTTTAACAGTTATACTCCTGATAAAGCTGGTGTGAAATACTATTCTTACGGATCTACGATCACAATTCCTGATTTGATTCAGCATCCTCTGATGGGGATTCTTTATCCTGCTTGCTGGGCGGGTGGCGTTTTTAACGGACAAGGCGGATCCAATGACGGTCTTGTTCCCGCGACTTCTCAAAAATGGGGAACCTGGAAAGGCGGACCTTCTTACGGAATTTTTACAACCGGTGTGGATCATTTACAAGCATCCAACACTCTTCTTTCAGGTCAGGCTTGGTATGATGTAGAGGGTTACTTCCTATCAATGGCATCTAACGCCAAAGCCAATCAATACTAG
- a CDS encoding MBL fold metallo-hydrolase RNA specificity domain-containing protein — protein sequence MGSHVQIHFLGASETVTGSKYLINTGKTKILVDCGLFQGLKDLRLLNWSELPINVPEIDWILLTHGHLDHTGYIPRIIKKGFRGKILGSAPTLEITEIILKDSGKIQEEEADRANRNGYSKHKPAVPLYDLKDAMDSLGYLYSSELNLWKDLGENVRARFQYNGHILGATFIELEVFGKLFVFSGDIGRPEDILLYPPHKPQRANYLFIESTYGNRIHPKNPEGQLIDVIRETLERKGTVIIPSFAVERAQSLMYLLWKLKSTAKIPDVPMILDSPMGRNVFEVFQTHTKWHKLSPIECSQIWDSFQKTESMKETYQFVENRSPKIVIAGSGMATGGRVLTYLQHYLEDPNSTVLLCGFQAAGTRGRQLQDGNPEIKIYGKCYEVKAQVKSIDGLSSHADQKEIIDWLSALENKPAETFIVHGEKGASDTLRVKLTDHFGWKFTIPKLFDIIELEL from the coding sequence ATGGGTTCTCATGTACAAATTCATTTCTTAGGCGCTTCCGAAACCGTTACAGGTTCCAAATATTTAATCAACACCGGCAAGACGAAGATTCTTGTCGACTGCGGCCTTTTTCAAGGACTCAAAGATCTCAGACTTCTCAATTGGAGCGAACTCCCGATCAATGTGCCCGAGATCGATTGGATTTTATTAACTCACGGACATTTGGATCATACCGGTTATATTCCGAGAATTATCAAAAAAGGATTTCGCGGTAAAATTTTAGGAAGCGCTCCCACATTGGAGATCACCGAAATCATCCTAAAGGACTCGGGTAAAATCCAGGAAGAAGAAGCGGACCGAGCCAATCGAAACGGATATTCAAAACACAAACCGGCAGTTCCTCTCTACGATCTCAAGGATGCAATGGATTCCCTCGGCTATCTTTATTCTTCAGAATTGAATTTATGGAAGGATCTGGGAGAAAATGTAAGAGCCCGGTTTCAATATAACGGCCATATTCTCGGAGCGACGTTTATTGAGTTAGAAGTCTTCGGTAAATTATTTGTTTTCTCGGGGGATATTGGAAGACCAGAGGACATTCTTTTATATCCGCCGCACAAACCTCAAAGAGCGAATTACCTTTTTATCGAAAGCACTTACGGCAATCGAATCCATCCTAAAAATCCGGAAGGGCAATTGATTGATGTGATCCGCGAAACGTTGGAAAGAAAAGGAACCGTCATCATTCCAAGCTTTGCAGTGGAAAGAGCGCAAAGTCTGATGTATCTTCTTTGGAAATTGAAATCGACTGCTAAAATTCCGGACGTTCCTATGATTTTGGACAGTCCGATGGGTAGAAACGTTTTCGAGGTTTTTCAAACTCATACGAAATGGCATAAACTTTCTCCGATAGAATGTTCTCAGATCTGGGATTCGTTTCAAAAAACGGAATCGATGAAAGAAACATATCAATTTGTGGAGAATCGTTCTCCAAAGATCGTGATCGCAGGGAGCGGTATGGCGACCGGAGGAAGGGTTCTAACGTATCTTCAGCATTATCTCGAAGACCCAAACTCGACGGTCCTCCTCTGCGGTTTTCAAGCCGCTGGCACAAGAGGAAGACAACTTCAGGACGGGAATCCTGAAATCAAAATCTACGGAAAGTGTTACGAAGTAAAAGCTCAGGTCAAATCGATAGACGGATTATCGTCGCACGCGGATCAGAAAGAGATTATTGACTGGCTCAGCGCTCTGGAAAACAAACCCGCTGAAACATTTATAGTTCACGGAGAAAAGGGAGCCTCAGATACTCTCAGAGTCAAGCTTACCGATCATTTCGGTTGGAAATTTACAATTCCAAAATTATTTGATATTATAGAATTGGAATTATAG
- a CDS encoding thymidine phosphorylase family protein: MQERTELLYLKELGIDTNQEYVIFLRRDCPVCKSEGFIALNRIEVALGENKIIASLNIIENKTILQKGQAGLSQSAWKAVNAKEGDKIRLSHLQPVQSMHDVRSKIYENRLNESAFQRIINDIKNEKYSNIEIASFITACSGDHLNIEEIKSLTKAMIQAGSVIQWNKSVIVDKHCIGGLPGNRTTPIVVSIVAEAGLIIPKTSSRAITSPAGTADTMETVTNVNLDLATMKSVVEQEGGCMAWGGSIGLSPVDDILIRVERALEVDSVGQMIASVLSKKAAAGSTHVVIDIPVGKTAKIRSEEDAEKLKYYFTVVGKSVGLKVKVIISDGSQPIGRGIGPVLEIRDCISVLKNEPDAPRDLKERAILMAGYILEFSNVFKRQNGIQLAKDILESGKAWNKFQAICKAQGGFKDPKPAQFRYDVLSEKAGIISEIDNRRIAKIARLAGAPNSPAAGVYFSAPLGKRVQKDEVIYTIHSESLGELEYSSEYLKTQKNIIAIA; this comes from the coding sequence ATGCAGGAAAGAACGGAACTTCTTTATCTGAAAGAGCTAGGCATCGATACTAATCAGGAATACGTAATTTTTTTAAGAAGGGACTGTCCCGTATGTAAATCCGAAGGTTTTATCGCACTCAATCGCATCGAAGTCGCATTAGGTGAAAATAAAATCATCGCTTCCTTGAATATCATCGAGAATAAAACGATCCTTCAAAAGGGGCAGGCCGGGCTTTCGCAAAGCGCCTGGAAAGCCGTCAACGCGAAGGAAGGGGATAAAATCAGACTCTCACACCTTCAACCCGTTCAGTCTATGCACGATGTGCGTTCGAAAATATACGAAAATCGTCTGAACGAAAGTGCCTTTCAAAGAATCATAAACGACATTAAAAATGAAAAATATTCTAATATTGAAATTGCCTCGTTTATTACGGCTTGCTCGGGAGATCATCTCAATATAGAAGAGATCAAATCACTCACCAAAGCGATGATTCAAGCCGGCTCAGTGATTCAATGGAATAAGTCGGTCATAGTAGATAAACACTGTATTGGCGGTCTTCCGGGAAATAGAACCACCCCGATCGTAGTTTCGATCGTCGCGGAAGCGGGACTTATCATTCCTAAAACATCCTCTCGTGCGATCACTTCTCCCGCTGGTACGGCGGACACGATGGAAACTGTGACAAACGTAAACTTAGACCTCGCCACAATGAAATCGGTGGTGGAACAGGAAGGCGGATGTATGGCTTGGGGCGGTTCCATAGGCCTGAGTCCCGTGGATGACATCTTGATTCGCGTAGAACGCGCTTTGGAAGTAGACAGCGTGGGTCAGATGATTGCCTCTGTCCTATCCAAGAAAGCTGCAGCCGGCTCCACTCACGTGGTGATCGACATTCCGGTAGGAAAGACCGCAAAAATCAGATCGGAAGAAGATGCAGAAAAACTAAAGTACTACTTTACTGTGGTAGGAAAATCGGTCGGCCTGAAAGTAAAAGTGATCATATCCGACGGTTCACAACCGATCGGAAGGGGAATCGGACCTGTGTTGGAAATCAGGGATTGCATTTCCGTTCTTAAAAACGAACCGGATGCCCCTCGGGATCTTAAAGAAAGGGCTATTTTAATGGCTGGATATATTTTAGAATTTTCTAATGTGTTTAAACGTCAAAACGGGATACAGCTCGCAAAAGACATCTTAGAATCGGGAAAAGCCTGGAATAAATTCCAAGCCATATGTAAAGCTCAAGGAGGTTTCAAGGATCCGAAACCGGCGCAATTTCGGTATGACGTTCTTTCCGAAAAAGCGGGAATCATAAGCGAAATAGACAACCGTAGAATCGCGAAAATAGCCAGACTCGCAGGAGCACCGAATTCTCCAGCGGCGGGTGTCTATTTTTCCGCTCCGCTCGGTAAACGCGTTCAAAAAGACGAAGTCATTTATACGATCCATTCGGAATCCTTGGGAGAGTTGGAATACTCTTCCGAATATCTAAAAACTCAGAAAAATATCATCGCAATCGCTTGA
- a CDS encoding ribose-phosphate diphosphokinase, with protein MKRFIFSFPEDDSLARALSLISGLHLGKTKFGTYPDGESHCRILEDVGGSEIYLLCSLNRPNSKFLALIFFCETARSLGALKIHLIAPYLCYMRQDSVFRQGEGITARYFASLLSRYLDSLLTIDPHLHRIRNLDEIYSIPSKSLHSTSLISDYILKEVENPVLIGPDAESIQWVKEVAELSNAKFTVLEKIRKGDRDVEISVPNLDRWKDFTPVLIDDIISTGKTLLKTIEHLRDAKTKPAVCIGVHGIFVEHSYEELINSGIKSLVTTNTIQHESNRIDVVKLLNENLF; from the coding sequence ATGAAACGATTTATATTTTCATTTCCGGAAGACGATTCTTTGGCTCGGGCACTTTCCCTTATTTCGGGATTACATTTAGGAAAAACGAAATTTGGCACCTATCCCGATGGAGAATCTCATTGCAGAATTCTCGAAGACGTAGGCGGATCCGAAATTTATCTGTTATGTTCCCTCAATCGTCCAAATTCTAAATTTCTTGCTTTGATTTTTTTCTGTGAAACCGCCAGATCCTTGGGGGCTTTGAAAATTCATCTAATTGCACCTTATCTTTGTTACATGAGACAGGATTCGGTGTTTCGACAAGGGGAAGGAATCACAGCCAGATATTTCGCTTCCCTATTGTCAAGATATCTGGATTCGCTCTTAACGATTGATCCTCATCTTCACAGGATAAGAAATCTCGACGAAATATATTCCATACCTTCCAAATCTCTGCATTCGACTTCTCTCATATCGGATTATATTCTCAAAGAGGTGGAAAACCCCGTTCTTATAGGCCCCGATGCGGAAAGCATTCAATGGGTGAAAGAAGTTGCGGAACTTTCAAATGCAAAGTTTACAGTTTTGGAAAAAATAAGGAAAGGGGATAGGGATGTTGAAATCAGCGTGCCGAATCTAGATCGATGGAAAGATTTTACTCCGGTCCTGATCGACGATATCATCTCCACAGGAAAAACGTTATTAAAAACGATCGAACATTTGAGAGACGCAAAAACAAAACCTGCAGTCTGTATCGGTGTTCATGGAATTTTCGTCGAACATTCCTACGAAGAATTGATCAACTCCGGAATCAAAAGCCTGGTCACTACGAACACAATCCAACATGAAAGCAATCGGATCGACGTAGTAAAGTTATTAAACGAAAATCTTTTTTAA